The following DNA comes from Alienimonas californiensis.
AGCGGCCGAGGAGAACGGCAAGGGGGCCCGCTGGCTGTGTAAATACGGGGCGATGAACGGCGTCTCCCACGTGCTCGCCGCTCACGTCGACCCGCACTTCCCCGCCGGAGAGGTGGGGGTGAAGGACGGCCCGCTGACGGCCTTCTGCGACGAACTGCACATCAACGTGAAGGGCCGCGGCGGCCACGCCGCCCGGCCGCACGAGAGCCGCGACCCGCTGGCGGCGGCGTGCTCGCTGGTGAACACGCTGTATAGCCTCGTCCCCCGCCGCTACGACGCCCAGTCGGCGGCCGTCATCACCTTCGGCATGCTGCACGCCGGCGGGGCTCCGAACGTGATCCCGGATAGCGCCGAACTCCGCGGCACCCTGAGGACCTTCGATCTGGCGGTGCGGGACACGATCCTCCGAACCGTCACCGAGGCCTGCGCCGGCGTGGGCGCCGCCCGAGCGGTGAGCATCGAGCCGAAGTTCGTCGGCGCCCTGGCCGGGGTGATGAACGATTCGCGTTGCACCTCCGCCCTCGCCGACGCCGCCGCCGACCTGCTGGGGCCGGAGTCGATCACCCGGCTGACGAAGCCCAGCCTCGGCGGGGAGGACTTCAGCGGCTACCTGAAGCACGTCCCCGGAGCGATGTTCCGCCTCGGCTGCGCCCCGATCGACGGCCCGGACTACCCGCTGCACAACCCGAAGTTCACCATCGACGAACGCTGCTTGGCGATCGGCACCAAGGTGCTCCTCGGCGCCGCCGTGCGGTTGGCGACCGAATCCCGCTGACCGGACCGTCTGCCGCGAGACCGCCCGGCGACGCTCTTTCCGCCCGGCGGCGTTATTCCACGACCAGCGCCTGCCCCGGGTGGGCGATTTTAATCTGCGGGGCTCCGCGGTATTCGGTCACCAATCCCTGCACCAGCAGCGTTTTGCCGATGTAGGCCCGTTCCATTGCGGCTGGGCCGCCGGGCCATTTGGCGAAGTGATCGTCGAAGATCGGGGCGGTCAGGGCCTCGTGGTAGTTCTCGGCGAAGTTCAGCACCACG
Coding sequences within:
- a CDS encoding M20 metallopeptidase family protein, with amino-acid sequence MQTPDLAQDAPHSAAALWARVDALAERQIEARRHLHQSPEASGEEWGTTAFVADTLTEAGLSPRTFNDVPGAICDVDLGELPPDALRVAIRGDMDALQICEEADVPYASDRPGLMHACGHDAHTSLALFAALAAAEVAADWDGPPIGLRFLFQAAEENGKGARWLCKYGAMNGVSHVLAAHVDPHFPAGEVGVKDGPLTAFCDELHINVKGRGGHAARPHESRDPLAAACSLVNTLYSLVPRRYDAQSAAVITFGMLHAGGAPNVIPDSAELRGTLRTFDLAVRDTILRTVTEACAGVGAARAVSIEPKFVGALAGVMNDSRCTSALADAAADLLGPESITRLTKPSLGGEDFSGYLKHVPGAMFRLGCAPIDGPDYPLHNPKFTIDERCLAIGTKVLLGAAVRLATESR